The following proteins are encoded in a genomic region of Alistipes shahii WAL 8301:
- a CDS encoding tetratricopeptide repeat protein: MKWIKKLFCGNTEATPSNIEAHKDEIKVPVSFLSAQNIVYAGEEVGLSRLAFKAKQLGNKYVTIDRNIYYQALNNIAKGRRLDYSIQRSAKLNLLGIRYEKEGNIEDAVKVYEENIAMRSNGRHAYDRLKIIYRRQKDRENEIRVLRVAIGVFGEDSEYNERLLKLLSKTKEPF; encoded by the coding sequence ATGAAATGGATAAAAAAGCTATTTTGTGGCAACACCGAGGCTACTCCTTCTAATATCGAAGCCCACAAAGACGAAATAAAAGTACCTGTATCTTTTTTATCGGCTCAAAACATCGTTTACGCTGGGGAAGAAGTCGGCCTTTCTCGTTTGGCTTTCAAAGCTAAACAATTAGGGAACAAATACGTTACAATAGATAGAAATATTTATTACCAAGCACTTAATAACATTGCAAAAGGTAGACGGCTGGATTATTCAATACAAAGAAGCGCAAAGCTAAATTTGCTTGGCATTAGGTACGAAAAGGAAGGGAATATAGAAGACGCGGTAAAAGTCTACGAAGAAAATATAGCGATGCGTTCCAACGGTCGCCACGCATACGATAGGTTGAAAATTATATATCGACGACAAAAGGATAGGGAAAACGAAATCCGGGTTTTAAGAGTGGCTATTGGTGTATTCGGGGAAGATTCGGAATATAACGAACGCTTGCTTAAACTGCTATCTAAAACAAAGGAGCCTTTTTAA
- a CDS encoding major capsid protein, with amino-acid sequence MQRSLMIGITEKDMQAVVNTYDLNPYYYPTLFPLKENYTMTWKALETQVGLKIAGDLVARGASINKKTREAIARIQGDIPKVAIKRTKDENELNEYEIMVAMTSANPDLRALVEAWAEDTQFCWDGVAARLEWIALQSISLGKVTLTNENNNSVITEYDVDYQIDATQKVGFQTGSAAWNTTGAKPFSKDFKAIVAKAKKKGIRLKYAFMNLDTFSLMAQTEEVVKLSASFAANALNIAQTPSLEQVNAAMKGLAYLRGLQVVVIDQDITIEKDDGSRPFSGNPFADDVVMFSESKVLGSTYWKKPADMNLKGSVAIKAMNGHTCVKKYSTEEPIEEVTVGIANAFPAWLSSGRSFLMDTSNSTWTH; translated from the coding sequence ATGCAAAGGAGCTTAATGATTGGCATTACCGAAAAGGATATGCAGGCTGTAGTTAATACCTACGACCTTAACCCGTATTACTATCCTACCTTGTTCCCTTTGAAGGAGAATTACACGATGACGTGGAAAGCCCTTGAAACGCAGGTAGGGTTAAAGATTGCCGGCGACCTTGTAGCTCGCGGCGCAAGTATCAACAAAAAGACCCGCGAAGCTATTGCGCGTATTCAAGGCGATATTCCGAAGGTGGCTATTAAGCGCACCAAGGACGAAAACGAGCTTAACGAATACGAAATTATGGTCGCCATGACTTCCGCGAACCCCGACCTTCGGGCGTTGGTAGAAGCGTGGGCCGAAGATACGCAATTTTGCTGGGACGGCGTAGCGGCCCGTTTGGAATGGATTGCGTTGCAGTCTATTTCGTTGGGCAAAGTAACGCTTACTAACGAAAACAACAATAGCGTAATTACCGAGTACGACGTAGATTATCAAATCGACGCAACGCAGAAGGTCGGATTTCAGACCGGCTCGGCCGCTTGGAACACCACCGGCGCGAAACCGTTTAGCAAGGACTTTAAGGCTATCGTAGCTAAGGCCAAGAAGAAGGGTATTAGATTGAAGTACGCCTTTATGAACCTTGACACCTTCTCGCTTATGGCTCAGACCGAGGAAGTAGTAAAACTTTCCGCTTCGTTCGCGGCTAACGCCTTGAACATCGCACAAACGCCGAGCTTGGAACAGGTAAACGCAGCTATGAAGGGTTTGGCGTACTTGCGTGGCTTACAGGTCGTAGTTATCGACCAAGATATTACTATTGAGAAGGACGACGGAAGCCGCCCGTTCAGTGGAAACCCGTTTGCCGACGACGTAGTAATGTTCAGCGAAAGCAAGGTACTCGGTTCGACCTATTGGAAGAAGCCGGCCGATATGAACCTTAAAGGTTCCGTAGCAATCAAAGCTATGAACGGACACACCTGCGTAAAGAAGTATTCCACCGAGGAACCTATCGAAGAAGTTACCGTAGGAATTGCAAACGCTTTCCCGGCTTGGCTTTCTTCGGGCCGTTCCTTCCTTATGGACACTTCTAACAGCACCTGGACACACTAA
- a CDS encoding phage portal protein — protein sequence MNSKQINELLASENHSTAIAELKNGRNATEPNAAEYIAQLDPQGHDVNDPVKRRDKKVKVDLSDFDINDEEKKNIKTVTNGDGETENFRIEPVARVALAIQKLIVKRAVAFTFGNPVILNAEPEEGTKEADVLKAVKRVLFDNKSRTLNRKVARGMYSSKESAELWYPVEKPTKNYGFDSTHKLRVAIFSPLFGDRLYPYFDETGDMVAFSREYVVKDSAGVKHTYFETYTDTEIRKWTLTSNQWQLLDGYPKKNQIGKIPVIYGRQPAVEWEDVQNLIDRLEKLLSNFADTNDYHASPKIFTTGTILGWAKKGESGAVIEGEEGATAQYLSWAQAPESVKLEIETLLRMIYTITQTPDIAFDSVKGIGAVSGVALKLLFMDAHLKVQDKCEVFDDYLQRRLSVIQAFLAQMNAKDKAFVDACGSLIIEPEIVPFMIEDEAANVNLLLSATGQKAICSRKTAVQQLGWVNDTDAEIEQIEAEESAASYSSIYEPTV from the coding sequence ATGAACAGCAAGCAGATTAACGAACTTTTGGCGAGCGAGAACCATAGTACCGCTATTGCCGAATTGAAGAACGGACGTAATGCGACCGAGCCGAACGCGGCCGAATATATCGCCCAGCTTGACCCCCAAGGCCACGACGTAAACGACCCGGTAAAGCGTAGGGATAAGAAGGTAAAAGTAGACCTTTCCGACTTCGATATAAACGACGAAGAAAAGAAGAACATAAAGACCGTTACCAATGGCGACGGGGAAACCGAAAACTTCCGTATCGAGCCGGTAGCCCGCGTAGCCTTGGCGATTCAGAAACTTATAGTAAAGCGGGCCGTAGCCTTCACGTTTGGAAACCCCGTAATTCTTAATGCGGAACCGGAAGAAGGCACCAAGGAAGCCGACGTTTTGAAGGCTGTAAAGCGTGTTTTGTTCGATAACAAAAGCCGCACCCTTAACCGAAAGGTAGCGCGGGGTATGTATAGCAGTAAGGAATCGGCCGAACTTTGGTACCCGGTGGAGAAACCGACGAAAAACTACGGCTTCGATTCAACGCACAAACTTCGGGTAGCCATTTTTAGCCCGTTGTTCGGCGATAGGCTTTACCCCTACTTCGATGAAACGGGCGATATGGTAGCTTTTTCCCGCGAATACGTCGTAAAGGATAGCGCGGGGGTAAAACATACCTATTTCGAAACCTATACCGATACCGAAATACGGAAATGGACGCTTACCAGCAACCAATGGCAGTTATTGGACGGCTACCCCAAGAAGAACCAAATAGGCAAAATCCCGGTTATCTATGGCCGCCAGCCCGCCGTAGAATGGGAAGACGTGCAGAACCTTATAGACCGCTTGGAAAAGTTGCTTTCTAACTTCGCCGATACCAACGACTACCACGCAAGCCCGAAAATCTTTACTACGGGTACTATTTTGGGTTGGGCCAAGAAGGGCGAAAGCGGGGCCGTTATCGAGGGCGAAGAAGGCGCGACCGCACAATATCTAAGCTGGGCGCAAGCCCCCGAAAGCGTCAAATTAGAGATAGAAACCCTTTTGCGTATGATTTACACCATTACGCAAACGCCGGATATTGCTTTCGATTCGGTAAAGGGTATCGGGGCCGTTTCGGGTGTAGCCTTGAAGTTGCTATTTATGGACGCGCACCTAAAAGTACAGGACAAATGCGAGGTGTTCGACGATTATTTACAGCGTCGATTAAGCGTAATACAGGCGTTTTTAGCACAAATGAACGCCAAGGATAAGGCTTTTGTAGACGCTTGCGGTAGCCTTATTATCGAACCCGAAATAGTGCCGTTTATGATTGAGGACGAAGCCGCGAACGTAAACCTTCTTCTTTCGGCCACCGGTCAGAAGGCTATTTGTTCGCGGAAGACGGCCGTACAACAGTTGGGCTGGGTAAACGACACGGACGCAGAGATAGAACAGATAGAAGCCGAAGAAAGCGCGGCTTCCTATTCGTCTATTTACGAACCCACCGTATAA
- the terL gene encoding phage terminase large subunit, protein MTRQEKIEYIAALRERLIREARTDLLPFTRATMPTFDPAEFHVRYYHVLTLFAEGKIKKLMVFMPPQHGKSEGSTRRLPAYILGRNPDNKIAVVSYSAPKARKFNREIQRIIDTPEYAEIFPETRLNSSNITTVAGAWLRNADECEIVGHRGGFKTVGVGGPLTGEPVDTLIMDDIYKDAKTAWSAVVREAIEDWYDTVAETRLHNNSQQLIVFTRWHEKDLAGRLLEQQGIYDPVNNPNGWVVVTYQAIKKGAPTEYDPREEGTALWPERHNLEKLEAIRTRNPHVFESLYQQDPKPLQGLMYENPFKEYDILPATKLRKVKNYTDTADEGADFLCSITYLETEIGNFILDVLYTAKPMEYTEPKTAEMLTKHAVELAVVESNNGGRGFARNVEKQARLMGNNKTRIKWFHQSQNKAVRIFTHSAEVQNLTYFPRGWAQMWPDFYQALTHYMKVGKNAHDDAPDALTGTVEQRPITGKKSAAGYFA, encoded by the coding sequence ATGACGCGCCAAGAGAAAATAGAGTATATAGCCGCATTGCGGGAAAGGTTGATACGCGAAGCACGTACCGACCTTTTGCCGTTTACCCGTGCTACTATGCCTACTTTCGACCCTGCTGAATTTCATGTACGATATTACCACGTTCTAACCTTATTCGCGGAAGGGAAGATTAAAAAGCTAATGGTATTCATGCCGCCCCAGCACGGCAAAAGCGAAGGTTCTACGCGCCGCCTTCCGGCTTATATACTTGGCCGGAACCCGGACAATAAAATAGCCGTCGTAAGCTATTCGGCACCGAAAGCCCGTAAGTTCAACCGCGAAATACAGCGCATTATAGACACGCCGGAATATGCCGAGATATTCCCGGAAACGCGCCTTAATTCATCGAACATTACGACCGTTGCCGGTGCATGGCTTCGCAATGCCGACGAGTGCGAAATAGTAGGACACCGGGGCGGTTTTAAGACCGTCGGCGTAGGTGGCCCGCTTACGGGCGAACCGGTAGATACCCTGATAATGGACGACATTTATAAGGACGCTAAAACGGCGTGGTCGGCAGTTGTTCGGGAAGCTATCGAAGATTGGTACGATACGGTTGCCGAAACCCGATTACACAACAATAGCCAGCAGCTTATAGTATTTACCCGCTGGCACGAAAAGGACTTAGCCGGCCGCCTATTGGAGCAGCAAGGAATATACGACCCGGTAAACAATCCGAACGGGTGGGTAGTAGTAACCTACCAAGCGATTAAGAAGGGCGCACCTACCGAATACGACCCGCGCGAAGAAGGTACGGCACTATGGCCCGAACGCCACAACTTAGAAAAGTTGGAAGCCATACGCACCCGAAACCCGCACGTATTCGAAAGCCTTTACCAGCAAGACCCCAAACCTTTGCAGGGCCTTATGTACGAAAATCCTTTTAAGGAATACGACATACTGCCGGCCACCAAGCTACGGAAGGTTAAGAACTATACCGATACGGCGGACGAAGGCGCGGATTTCCTTTGCTCGATAACCTACCTTGAAACCGAGATAGGAAACTTTATTTTGGACGTGCTTTATACGGCTAAACCTATGGAGTACACCGAACCCAAAACGGCCGAAATGCTAACCAAACACGCGGTAGAATTGGCCGTAGTAGAGAGCAACAACGGCGGCCGGGGCTTCGCGCGTAATGTAGAGAAACAAGCCCGGTTAATGGGTAACAACAAAACCCGTATTAAGTGGTTCCACCAAAGCCAAAACAAAGCCGTACGCATATTTACGCATAGCGCGGAAGTGCAAAACCTTACCTATTTCCCGCGCGGGTGGGCGCAAATGTGGCCCGATTTCTACCAAGCCCTTACGCACTATATGAAGGTTGGCAAGAACGCCCACGATGACGCGCCGGACGCATTGACCGGAACCGTAGAGCAACGGCCAATTACAGGTAAGAAAAGCGCGGCCGGATATTTCGCATAA
- a CDS encoding VRR-NUC domain-containing protein, which produces MRHIESQIQKDCVTWFRLQYPKIGRLLFAVPNGGARNAKEAAIMKGEGVTAGVADLILLYPSGGFHSLCIEFKTPSKSSRQTPTQKEWQALAEAHGNKYIVCRSLEDFQQVIRAYIPHLCW; this is translated from the coding sequence ATGCGACATATAGAAAGCCAAATACAGAAGGACTGCGTTACTTGGTTCCGGTTGCAGTACCCGAAAATAGGCCGCCTTCTTTTCGCGGTTCCGAACGGCGGGGCGAGGAACGCAAAGGAAGCCGCGATTATGAAGGGCGAAGGAGTAACGGCCGGGGTTGCCGACCTTATCCTACTTTACCCTTCCGGCGGGTTTCATTCCCTTTGTATCGAGTTTAAGACCCCCAGCAAAAGCAGCCGGCAGACACCCACGCAAAAGGAGTGGCAAGCGTTGGCCGAAGCGCACGGTAATAAGTACATCGTTTGCCGTTCCTTAGAAGATTTCCAGCAGGTTATACGGGCATATATCCCCCATCTATGTTGGTAA
- a CDS encoding DUF6706 family protein: MTYKEWITKTVGKFQLSADDVDLILCNQSGLIPDPDAPVDVRKAKTAICREFTTLIPLANIGEGGYSISWNWDAIKLWYNATCTELGITPAGKPKIRNKSNVW; encoded by the coding sequence ATGACTTACAAAGAATGGATTACTAAGACGGTCGGCAAATTCCAGCTATCGGCGGACGACGTGGATTTGATACTTTGCAACCAAAGCGGACTTATCCCCGACCCGGACGCACCGGTAGACGTGCGGAAGGCTAAAACGGCCATTTGCCGAGAGTTTACAACGCTTATCCCCCTTGCCAATATCGGAGAAGGCGGGTATTCCATTAGTTGGAATTGGGACGCTATCAAACTTTGGTATAACGCGACTTGCACGGAATTAGGCATTACGCCGGCCGGCAAGCCCAAAATTCGGAACAAAAGCAACGTATGGTAA
- a CDS encoding LamG domain-containing protein gives MADESNIILNMPFDEAAGSTIAYDYSKTRADGTVVEADFTGGKQGNCIKFDGNGHCDIDKNVIPLTGNFTLLAWLKRSAFPDGFTGKRIGFFARWEAIEGYTEAWFNLAADTWGYWAIVKEGLTIRIYLDTALVQTITLPAQPTGFAILQDIYTTANGYGCIDEVKVYNTALPQEEITESIATVAQLAYSIDGTDFKAWDIYVSESNGLLDRPKMKTPVSVDWPDYHGEIVDLENKILQPREIALNCFMKANGKVDFVTKLNDFLDVFNRPNTQRLMVDIHPTKPLLYEVYNENGVAINKRWNDDLMVGTFTLKLKEPDPVKRIVRHQRLSNDTKTLTITLTSKKAVTIFWGDGTQTNDVYGTDVTASHEYTTDGIFYAIVAGVIEEIESFTTNGIIVWNKL, from the coding sequence ATGGCAGACGAAAGTAACATTATCCTAAATATGCCCTTCGATGAAGCGGCCGGTTCTACCATTGCTTACGATTACAGCAAGACACGGGCGGACGGTACGGTAGTAGAAGCAGATTTTACCGGCGGAAAGCAAGGCAATTGTATAAAGTTCGACGGTAACGGGCATTGCGATATAGACAAAAACGTAATTCCCCTTACCGGGAACTTTACCCTGCTTGCCTGGTTGAAGCGTTCAGCCTTCCCGGACGGCTTTACAGGTAAGCGTATCGGATTCTTTGCCCGCTGGGAAGCCATAGAAGGTTATACGGAAGCGTGGTTTAACCTTGCGGCCGATACTTGGGGCTATTGGGCTATCGTCAAAGAGGGCCTAACAATCCGCATTTACCTTGATACGGCATTGGTGCAGACCATTACGCTACCCGCCCAGCCTACCGGTTTCGCTATCCTGCAAGACATCTATACGACCGCCAACGGGTACGGTTGTATCGACGAAGTTAAGGTATATAATACCGCCTTGCCGCAGGAAGAAATTACCGAAAGTATTGCTACGGTGGCGCAATTGGCTTACAGTATAGACGGAACCGATTTTAAGGCTTGGGATATTTATGTAAGCGAAAGTAACGGCCTTCTTGACCGTCCCAAAATGAAAACCCCGGTTTCCGTTGATTGGCCGGATTATCACGGGGAGATAGTAGACCTTGAAAACAAGATACTGCAACCCCGCGAAATAGCCCTTAATTGCTTTATGAAAGCGAACGGGAAGGTAGACTTTGTTACGAAGCTAAACGACTTCTTGGACGTATTCAACCGGCCCAACACCCAGCGGCTTATGGTAGATATACACCCTACGAAACCGTTGCTTTACGAAGTCTATAACGAGAACGGGGTAGCCATTAACAAACGTTGGAACGACGACCTTATGGTAGGAACCTTTACCTTGAAATTGAAGGAACCCGACCCGGTAAAGCGTATCGTACGGCACCAGCGTTTAAGCAATGATACGAAAACGCTAACGATTACCCTAACCAGCAAGAAGGCGGTTACTATCTTTTGGGGCGACGGAACCCAAACGAACGACGTTTACGGAACCGACGTAACAGCGAGTCACGAATACACGACCGACGGAATTTTTTACGCCATTGTCGCCGGAGTTATCGAAGAAATAGAAAGTTTCACTACTAACGGTATTATCGTATGGAACAAATTATAG
- a CDS encoding phBC6A51 family helix-turn-helix protein encodes MGRPTKYNKKIAEKICSLIATDTYTVAEVCRMVKISDSTYYDWITRFPEFSENIKKAEAERMAFFVAEAKKSLLRKIQGYTVQEKHITTVGSGKYDINGKEIPRIKEQKIVDKHYQPDTAAIIFTLTNGEPENWKNRQNNEVTGKDGKDLFGQLTDEELDARIAELEKKLDK; translated from the coding sequence ATGGGAAGACCGACGAAATACAATAAGAAGATAGCCGAAAAGATATGTTCGCTTATCGCTACCGACACCTATACGGTGGCGGAAGTATGCCGTATGGTTAAAATTTCCGATTCTACTTATTACGATTGGATTACCCGGTTTCCGGAGTTTTCGGAGAATATAAAAAAGGCCGAAGCGGAACGTATGGCCTTCTTCGTAGCCGAAGCGAAAAAAAGCCTTCTACGAAAGATACAAGGGTACACGGTGCAGGAAAAACACATCACTACGGTAGGTTCCGGCAAGTACGACATAAACGGCAAGGAGATACCGCGAATAAAGGAACAAAAGATAGTCGATAAACACTACCAGCCGGACACGGCAGCGATAATCTTTACACTAACCAACGGAGAGCCGGAGAATTGGAAGAACAGGCAGAACAACGAGGTAACAGGCAAGGACGGTAAGGACTTATTCGGGCAGCTTACCGACGAAGAATTAGACGCACGTATAGCCGAATTGGAAAAGAAATTAGATAAATGA